A region of the Columba livia isolate bColLiv1 breed racing homer chromosome 15, bColLiv1.pat.W.v2, whole genome shotgun sequence genome:
GCTGAGACTGGCAAAGGAACAGGGAAGGGGGGCTTTTCAGAAACCTTACAGAGCCAATAAACAGTTCCAATTTAGTTTTATTAGTGTAAATGTTATCATCCCCACACAGATTTCCAAGCAGGTATGTGTGTTGCAACACTTGTCCACCAGCTCTCAGGGGCCGGGAACAGCTGGTCCTTTGTGACAGGTCCTGGCACAGCTGGCTCTGCTTGGTGTTGTCGTTCAAGAGGTAAATAATCACAAGTCAGATGAAGCAAggcctgcagagtcactgcctGGCACAGTGGTTGTGCCTGGTGGCCATTCGTGCCAAGGTTACTTATTCACAAACTGTCAACAGACTACAAGCCATTAGGAACCACTAATTCATCTCCTCTGACCTCTTAGGCCTTTCAACTGTGCCTGATAAAAAGTGATCCTTAGTGGGTAACATCACGGCTGCCCGGCGGGCGGTGACAGTGCCTGTGCTCACCGTGGCTCACCAAGGGCTGCAGGATCCTTGGCCGGGAGATGCCGGGTGCCAGCGAGCTTGGAAGATAAAGGTGTCTTGAGCTTGTTCTGGTCTGTCCTGGGGCTGACTGGTGGTTCTTGAGCTCCAGCCTGGAGTCAGTGGGAAAAGATTCTCCCCCAAACATTTCTCAGTGCAAGGTAAGAGGCAGCAGGAGGTGCGTGCAGACGGGTCACAAAGCCTTGTGGAGATGTCGGTGCCAAGAGGCTGGCGCTGCGCGGCGGCACGGCAGCTCCTCCTCACCCCTCCGCAGCGTCCCCAGGCTTGGCGGGTCTGGAGTTCCCGGACAAGCTGGGCTCCCCTGGGACACACTCGCTTCCCTTCCCACTGCTATTGCACCTTGTCAAGAGCATTTTGTGAGGCCCACGTTACATGTCACGGCAAAACACCAGCACGCACTGTGGCCAGCCCCCTTAGAGGCTCCAACAGGAAACGCTATTCATTTCTATCAAATGCTTTGTGTAATTAAATGAGACCCAAAGGGGAAATCCCCTGAGACACTCCCTGCAGGGAGAGGGGGCAGCGGGGCCAGGGTTGGGCTCGGCTCAGCACTGTGAGACCAGGGGGCCCTGGCACCCTCCCTGGCCTCCCGGGCAAGAGCAGCCATCTCTCTACGGCATCACTCCACAGCCACTTCAGTTGCCATGACAGTGACACTACACTGCCAGGCCCAGTGGCCTGTGTGGGCCGGCAGGAAACCCCAGGGCCGAGGAAGGGAGCCCCTCCACCGCCCGTTCTCCTTCACCACCGGCTTCCAAAGCGAGGCcgtggcggcggggccggcccgCTCCCCTCTGCCCGGGCCGCCGCTGCGGAACCGCCGACCTCCCCAAGATGGCGGCGCCCTCCCCCTGATGGCGGCTCCTCGCCGGACGGTCACGTGGGGCGGGAGGGGAATCCCGGCGCGTCAGCTGAGCGCGGTCACGTGACCGGGAAGCGGAGGGTGAGGCCGGCgctcggcccggccccgccTCCGGGTGTCCCGGTCCCCGCGGAGCCGGGGGAGCTGCGCCGGGCCCGGCCCGCACCGGGGCCCGCGGCGGGGTCTGGCCGCACCGGGTCGCGGGGCCTTTTCCTACCAGCGTCGgcccgcagccccggggagGGGCGGTGACCAATCCGCCTCCTGCCCCCGGGGCGGTGCTGCGGCCTCTCCCGGTTCCCGCGCAGCCGCTCGCACCGGAGCCgtggccccgccccgccccgtcccgctccgccccgccgcccccggtcCCCGCTGCGAACCCCGCTTCCCGGGGGATCCCGccggctcccgccgccccgcgaTGCCGTCCAACAAATCCGTCTCGGACGCGCCCATCGTCCAGTTCACCAACTGCCGCATCCTGAGGAGCCACCAGCTCCAGAGGTGAGGGTGCGGGCGCGGGGTGCTGGGCGGTGCCGGGGCTCACAGCCGGGCTGCAGGAACGTGGGGCGCCCTGAACACTGTCCCCTGGACCCCCTGTGCATGAGCTGCTGCCCGCACTTGCTCCCACTGCCCCTCATCCCCCCCTGCCTGATTTTGGAAGGAGACGAGGGGTACAGCCCATCTCTGCCCCTCCCTCCCCCGTATTTCGTTCTGCCAGCCCCTGGACCCCTTGGCCATCACCACCACATTTGACCAGTAGCTCATGAAAATCCCATTCCCGTTGAGTTTTGTGCAGCCAGAGGCcgggcagagcagggctgcctggctgctggaaGAGCAGTTCTGCTCTAGCAGACGTGGGAGAGCCCATGAATGCTGGTGGGGTCTGCTCTGCCTGAGGCCACCCCTGCCACTGGGACCATGGGCAGCTGCTCCCCTGTGCTCCACCACAGATGCAAGAGGAGTTAggtgtgtgtcactgtccccttcaGGGAGGACCTGTGGGTGCGACAGGGAAAGATCCTCAACCCGGAGAAACTGTTCTTCGATGAGAAGGGCTCTGCTGACATCCAGCTGGACTGCAAGGACAGCATCATCGCCCCGGGCTTCATCGATGTCCAGATCAATGGTATGCGGGGGTGGAGGGTCCCAGGTGTGTCCATCACTGATCTTCAAACCCTGCCCATTAATAAGTGCTTTTCAGCCGCTCAAGGGAGATGTGAGTCACCGAACTAACGATAAAGAAcaattttgcctgtttttttctgctatcACATAATTGATCTCCATGGGGTGGATGGATTTCTCAACACCATTTTCATCAGCAGTCCTGCGCTGGCAGGATGCCTGCCCTACCCTTTCCAGCATGTGGGGAGGACGGAGCAGGACTTGTCAGAGGAACAAGCCTTACCTGCAGTAGCTCTTCCTGAGGGTCAAGAGAGGCGTGTTCTGCATTAGCTGATGTTGGAAGTTAGATCCCCTCTTCAGTGGGGAATCCTCAGATTTTGCTCtgcatcaaaataaaaagttgcAAAATGCTGGGATGCTGTGGGCAAAAGCACTTGAGCAGGATGGCATCGGTTGGATTTTTACTTGCAGAGCCTTGGAATGTAGGACAGGAGAAGTGCTGGTGCAGCTCTTTTCTTCTGGTCAGTGCTGTACAAATGGAGTGGCTCCTCCGCTCAAACAGAATGTTTCCTCAGCATTTTCAGGTGGGAAAACATCCACTGGGGGGGCTGCAGcttcatctctgttttgttcatGGTGCAGGAGGCTTTGGGGTGGACTTCTCCCTGGCTACAGATGACTTCAAATCAGGGATTGACCTGGTCAGTCAGAAGATCCTCTCCCATGGAGTGACCTCCTTCTGTCCCACCCTGGTGACCTCTCCTCCGTCTGTGTACCACCAGGTAAGAGACTTTCTCACGCTCTCATCCACAGGGTGATAAAGGGCTGAAGTTGGCACCAAGAGGTGAGAGGGCCAAGGCTGGGTCTGCAGAGATAACCGCTTGGGTGGAAAagctgtgggcatgaggactcTACCCCTGGATTTCTTGCCCTTAACCTTTAGACCGCTGAGGCAGTGATGTCTCCAAGGCCAGCTTTGCACCATAGGGCTGGCAACTGGCTTTTTCTTTGTGAGCTGCATTTGGCTGATGGTCCTGAGTGGTCCAGCGACAAAGGTCTCATTGGACCTGAagtctgggtttgttttggcaGGCTGGGGTGCTGTGTCTGGGGTGCCATGTCTGATAAAGCCCTTTCTCTAGGTTCTCCCTCAGCTCAGTATAAGAAATGGTGGGGCCCACGGAGCAGGTATCCTGGGTAAGTGATTTTGTGCCTCACTATCCTCTCTGGCGCAATTATCTTGTTAATTGTTAAGGAGAAAGAAGCTACTGTAGGTACAGCAGAAATGGGGGCTGAAGCTCTCTTAGTGGAAGGAATGCACATGTGGGGATAGACCCGCTTTCTCCCTCAGCCTGTGCCTGACCTTTGCCATGGTCTCTGCCATGGTACAcacacagctccagctctcGAGCCCCACAGGCCATTTCCCAGTGCTGCATCTTTTACTGTGCAGACCTGAGCCATGTCTTTTGCTGCGGGAGAATGGCATGAGCTTGACTGGAACAGGGTAGACACAGCAGATTTCTTGGTCCTTGGCGTTGAGAAGAAGGCTcatggctttgtgtttctgtttgggCAGGGGCCCATCTAGAAGGACCATTCATCAgcaaggagaagaaaggggCGCACCCGGAACACTGCCTCCGCACCTTCGAGGCAGGAGCCTTccaggacctgctggccacCTACGGGTCCCTAGACTGTGTCCGGATAGTCACCCTGGCCCCAGAGATGAAGAGGAGCAGCGAGGTGATCCAGGAGCTCACCCAGCGGGGCATCTGTGTCTCGCTCGGTaagggctggggcaggagaggcTCCGTCTGCCTGTGCCACACACGCCATGCAGCTGCTTTCTGGGGCTGTAGCATCAATAATGGTGTCTCAGTGCAACTGGACAGGgtggggctttcttttgcctggCCTGCATGCAGGTGACAGACCTGTCACAAATGGGGACCTCGCTTGATGCTGTGAACCTGTCTCTCTCTGTACATTAAGGGTCAAACTTCATATTGATTGAAAAGCCCTTGCAGTTTAACACAAGGTAACATTTGGTGCTGTAAATACCCAGGAAAGAATAGCAATCTTACTCAAATAGAGTTGTAGTTGAGGGTTGACAACATGGAAGGGTTCAAACTCTGAAGTTCAACTGCTTTAGGCCTTGTTTGACAggttaaataattttccaaagtttACTGCTGAGTTTTGTTAATTCTATTTTTCAACCAGGACCACTGTAGGAAATGTCTCCCTCCAATGTCTGGTTTGGAGTTATTCAGGGTGAAATGACGCCTTGCATGAGAAGGACATTCATACCACAGAGCATCTCTTATCTCACAGCCACACAAAGCAAAGAACTACAGACAGGCAAGGTTTGCCCACAGAGCATTAGCGCTGCTGCCTGTGTTGGGGAAAACAGAGTTTTCCTGATGGGTAGTTTTATCCCCATATTCTTTTTTTGCAAAGTTTCCACCGTCTCTACTCCCTCAACAGCTCTCTGTAAAACATTTACATATCTGAGGACAGGAGAAAGGCACATCCTTGGACCTCTAGTCCAGCGTGAAGGCAACTCTCTGTGACCAAGGCAGCATCTCTGATGTGAAAAGTGAACGTGTTCAGCAAAAACACCCACTGCCACAATCCCCCACGGTCACGGCCAGACACCTCTGTGCTGAGGCATCTCAGACCTCAGCCTGTTGGTGGGGCATCAGAGCACAGTCCTAGTGACGGAGCATCTGCACTCCTGTGGGGAAATAAACAGAGAGATGGGCAGAAAAGTCACGCATTGGTCTTTGTTGCCAGGTCACTCGGTGGCTAACCTTGCCCAGGCGGAGGAGGCTGTGCAGCACGGCGCTACCTTCATCACTCACCTCTTCAACGCCATGTTGCCGGTGAGTAGCTGAGGGCACTGGCCCTGCACGGGTTTTGCTTTCAACGCTgtctctcctgctccccacgGAGTCGTATTCTCCATGGCTTGTTTCGTACCAGGCCTTGCAGTGAGGTTTCAGCACCAAACCTCTGGCTTCATGTTTCTACTGTCTGACTAAAATGGAGTCAAGGCTGTAGCAGACTCTAgaaaatgcaaggaaatgcCCATATTTGTCTGGTAAAGGACAGGTCGCCCAGCTGCCAGGTGCTGTTTGATAGAGACAGCAGCTGCATCCCCTGACAGGAAGGGTCTCAGCCTACGAGTCCTGATGGCACTCCACAGCTTGTCTTCTCTCCCCTCGGGCAGTTCCACCATCGTGACCCTGGGATCGTGGGGCTGCTGACAAGTGACAAGATTCCTGCTGGGCGGAGGGTCTTCTACGGCATGATCTCTGATGGCATCCACACCAACCCTGCCGCCCTGCGCATCGCGCACCGAGCCCACCCCAAAGGTGAGCCATGCTGTGCCCGCGCAGTGTCACCAGCTATCCCGAGCGCTGTGCCATCTCCACAAAACACTCGCGCAAGTGCTGTGGTGTTACGGTCTGCAAGAGGTTACAGCCGTGTGTGCTGATCCACCAGCCCTCTTGCCTTGGTCTGATGTGGCCAGAGGCACCTTGGCCCCTCTCTGAGAGGGCCAGCAAGGTGCAATactcagagctgcagcaaaattagatgcaaaacttaacacagcctcttttttctttcctcaggcATGGTGCTGGTGACAGATGCAATTGCTGGCATGGGGCTGGCACCAGGTCGGCACACGCTGGGTCAGCAGGTGGTGGTGATCGATGGGCTGAACACCTACATTGCAGGTAAGTGCCTCTCACTAAAGAGCTGGGAACAGCGCTGCCACTTGTCCCCATTCCTGGAGAGCTCAGCACACCTTGTAGTGCCTGTCAGTGTGAGGTAGCACTTGTGCAGCAGTGGCTGCGGCCCTTCAACTCACTCCTCATGCAGCCAAGGATTTCTGCCCCTTTGGTCCCATTATGCTTTCCCACTACCCCACCTCTCCTTGCTGTGAGTTCTGGGACCTGCTCAGTGCCACCCTGTTCCTCTCCCAGGCACAAAGACCCTGAGTGGCAGTGTGGCAACCATGGACACGTGTGTGCGACACTTCCAAGAAGCCACAGGTAAGTGAGCCTTGTCTGTAAGCTGTTGCTCCCTACATTGACATGGGAGGAGGTCTCATTCTTGCCAGCTGTGTTCATTGTACCAGAGAACATTTCCTCTTACCTGAGACATGAAGAGAAGGGCTGGGATCAGCAGCACTGGCCGCAGATGAGCACCTTTTTTGAGGGGAGGCTTCATTTTAATCCATAGCACTAATGAGAGGTGAACACTCCTGATCCTTTTTCACAAAGGTGAATGATTTTCCCCTCCCCATACCCTCGGTGTTCAGTTCTCATCTTCCCACTGTCACCCATAGTGATGTTTcacctccccagctccagccagcTGTGGCGAGGCTGTTCCAGCTTGGGTCCCTGCCAGGCTGACAGTTACCTTAGCCGGGGGTTTTGGGCTGCTCTGGCAACGGGGCTGTTTGCTGCCCTAATGTCTCCCCCCTTCTCTGTTCAAGGGTGCTCGGTGGAGACCGCGTTGGAGGCAGCGTCTCTGcatccagcccagctcctggggATTGAACACAAGAAGGGGACACTAAATTATGACTCCGATGCAGGTACTGGTAAGGGGACAGTAGGTACTGGTATGGGGACAACAGTGTGAGGGCTGccaggtgctggagcaaagCAGGGGCTGCTGCAAACTTATTTTCATCTCCTGCTTCATTGGGAGCCACAGGGAGGCTCGCTCTGCCTGGGATTTGCTCTGCGCTTTTGCTCCAGTGTTTTTTCCCTTGGATGCTGTTGGTGTTTCCTGAGCCCTTTGGAGAGACTCCTACGTCTCAGCCATGCGTAACAGAGCCACCCAGCAAGGACGGCACTGCACTGCTgtcctgctgtcctgctgctgtgtcTGGGTGGGGGGAAGCTCTTTCCCATGGAGCTCAGCTTTTCCTAACCAGCTTCAGCCACTCCATTTCTCTGACAGCTCCTTCCTCTCTTGTCTGATGCAGATTTCCTGATGCTGAATGATGACCTGTATGTACAAGCCACGTACATTGCGGGTGAGGAAGTCTGGAGACAGGATGCGTTGGGCATGTGACGCTGGGCTGTCCTGGTGCCCTCTGAGGCTCCCTCGCACTGTGGTTAGCAGCCTTGGTTACCACCCcacttctttcctgtttctttttttttttaaatttcttcctgaaactCCCTTAAAGGAGCCTCATACCAAAGAGCTGCGTTTTCCAGCACAACCGCTGCTTCCAGTTACAGCCATGCCTGCAACAAATTTGTTGGTGCTCAGCTGGGGGAGTGGGGAAAGcaggcagctctgtgctggggaggaCTGTCAGTCCCTGGAGTGACCCGAAGGACTGCACAACTGTCCTGCGTGGAGTCCCCAAACAGAGGTGCTCCTGTCACTATCTTACATCAGTGTGAAGCTGTCCCAGCCTTCGCACTGTTTTACACAGCACACGCTACCCTGCCCGATGCCGAGGCAGGCTCAAGCCATCGCCAGTCCTCTGCCTGCTGTTTGCCTCGCTCctgggcagctggggctggttAGACATCAGCTTCCACCAGCTCAGCTCGCAGCTCTTCACGTTAAAAGGTTCCCGTTGTGTCAGCAGAACTTGAGGATCGCATTCTGATCCCCCGGCAATCCCTCTGTCGTATGTCCTCCGGAGCAAGGCTGTCACAGCTTGCTGACTCGGTGCCATCGTGAGGCTGTGAATCCATGTGGGATGAATCCTCAGGGCAGAGATCAAACCCAGGAAAAACAAGGCATTGCTGGTCCTTTGTGCCTTTTCCCTGCATGGGCATTGAGTCCACAGCACGTGGTTTCGTCTGGAGACATGGACAGCATCCTGCCGCAGAAAGCAACATGCCCCTCAACCCTTTGTTGTGGCTGGATGGGTTCTGCAGGCTCCGTTCCCAGCCTTTGTGTCGTGTGATGGGTCTGTGTGTTCCTCAGGCCACAGATGGAAGCTTTTGCTTTAGGGGATACATCCAGGCTGGTAGCGATGGGCTCACGAGCCCTTGGTCCAGCTCAGGGACTGAGGGAGGACTGCAGTGGGATTCTGGCCTCTCAAGACCGTTGCTGATAGCTCATTATTCCTGTGCTCATTATTATCTTCTCCAATACTTGACTGTGAGCTCTTTACCTGACACTTGGACACTTCTATGTGAAGACTGATGCTGATTTCAAACCTACCGCAGTCAGAAAAGCCTTGTGATAAGTCTCAGACAAGCTCTGACAAGCCTCAAACCAAttaactggggtttttttgaagtgAGGTGAGGGCTTAGACAAGGACAAAGTCTTAGCAAGGGTGGAGGTTGTAAGGCGAGACAAAAGTCTGGTCAGGATTGGCAGAAGTGTGCCAACTTTTCCAGTACCTTTTTATAACATATAATAGCATTTGGAAGTGCTTTCCTTGCACTTTAGAGCGCTGCTGGAATAACTGGCAGCCTTGGAGAATTTCTAACATCAACTGCCGATGTCAGCAGAAACTATAACCTCCAGTGTTTGAAGCACTTGAAAGAGACGTCAAATACTGTGCTGTGAAATGGGATGTGCTACGGCGTTACAAATCTCAGCGGGGGCACTTTTGACtgctgttgaaaaaaaatccatgggaaaagaaaaaaaatgcatatgaaACAAGGTGTCtaacttttttatttacaaaattaaataatcaaGAGGAAATCTAAAATAGAAACGGAATTGGACAATACCTGCGTATGTGTATTaccctttttttctgctgaagagcCACCCTACCCTACCCATGGTGCGgtgtgtgctgggctgggacaggAGCTGCCGCTGGGGGGGCTTGGTGGGGACAAGGCTGATGTGGGTGATCCCGAGCGGCCCTGGGGTTTGATCCCACGGATGCGGCCACAGCCAGACAGTGTCTGGCAATGGAAACGTggtccagcagctcctgaggggcctggagctgagggagctgagtgtATGGGGGTCAGAGCAGCACCCAGGGGGAGCTGGACACCCCTAGCATTAAAAAACAATGTCACTTTGTTGAGAGAATGGATTTTATCAGAAGAATCCACTTCCCTTCTATGATGGGTGACAGATGATGCAGACAAAGGAAAGGCAATTGCAATCGTATTTCTTGAcctcagaaaggtttttcaTGCTGTTGTTCGTGACTTTCTCCTTAGcaaattagaaaatattatGTAGATGAGTGTACAAGAGAACAGACACATTGGAAAAGCCATTTTCAAAGACAGAGGGGCTACTGAAGGGCACAGTCAATGCAAAATCTTGTCTTGAATGGGTTCTGTGACAGTCCAGTGATGTTCAAGTGATACTGTGCAGCAAGATACTGCAGATTATTTCCTTGGGAAATCTTTCCTGGTAAGGATAAAGATACTAAACACCTCTCAAGACAGTGGCACTCTCATTAACAGAGCTTTTAAGTAACAAACTAGAAAATAagtatgttgaaaaaaaaaaaaaacaaa
Encoded here:
- the AMDHD2 gene encoding N-acetylglucosamine-6-phosphate deacetylase isoform X2; this translates as MPSNKSVSDAPIVQFTNCRILRSHQLQREDLWVRQGKILNPEKLFFDEKGSADIQLDCKDSIIAPGFIDVQINGGFGVDFSLATDDFKSGIDLVSQKILSHGVTSFCPTLVTSPPSVYHQVLPQLSIRNGGAHGAGILGAHLEGPFISKEKKGAHPEHCLRTFEAGAFQDLLATYGSLDCVRIVTLAPEMKRSSEVIQELTQRGICVSLGHSVANLAQAEEAVQHGATFITHLFNAMLPFHHRDPGIVGLLTSDKIPAGRRVFYGMISDGIHTNPAALRIAHRAHPKGMVLVTDAIAGMGLAPGRHTLGQQVVVIDGLNTYIAGTKTLSGSVATMDTCVRHFQEATGCSVETALEAASLHPAQLLGIEHKKGTLNYDSDADFLMLNDDLYVQATYIAGEEVWRQDALGM
- the AMDHD2 gene encoding N-acetylglucosamine-6-phosphate deacetylase isoform X1; this translates as MPSNKSVSDAPIVQFTNCRILRSHQLQREDLWVRQGKILNPEKLFFDEKGSADIQLDCKDSIIAPGFIDVQINGGFGVDFSLATDDFKSGIDLVSQKILSHGVTSFCPTLVTSPPSVYHQVLPQLSIRNGGAHGAGILGAHLEGPFISKEKKGAHPEHCLRTFEAGAFQDLLATYGSLDCVRIVTLAPEMKRSSEVIQELTQRGICVSLGHSVANLAQAEEAVQHGATFITHLFNAMLPFHHRDPGIVGLLTSDKIPAGRRVFYGMISDGIHTNPAALRIAHRAHPKGMVLVTDAIAGMGLAPGRHTLGQQVVVIDGLNTYIAGTKTLSGSVATMDTCVRHFQEATGCSVETALEAASLHPAQLLGIEHKKGTLNYDSDAGTDFLMLNDDLYVQATYIAGEEVWRQDALGM